The genomic stretch ATCCACAATACAGCGAATGGGCAGCGTCGTGGTCCTGTACACATGGATGGTCCGGGGCCACCTCCACCCGATGGCGCAGCTCGCCGACCGCTTGGCGGGCCACGGCGTTCCCATCACCATGGCCATTGCCGACGTCCCGTCGTCCAGCGACTCCCATCAAACCGTGGCCCGTCTCTCCGCCACCTACCCTTCCGTCTCCTTCCATCTCCTCCAGCCGACAACCGCCCGTTCCGGGGACAAGGCCGACCCCGACGCCGACCCCTTCATCACGCTCATCGCCGACCTCCGCGCCACCAACCCCGCGCTCCTCGCGTTCGTGAGGTCCCTCCCGTCCGTGAAGGCGCTCGTGCTCGACTTCTTCTGCGGGTGCGCGCTCGACGCCGCCGCGGAGCTCGGACTCCCGGCCTACCTGTTCTTCACGTCCGGCGCGTCCCCGCTCGCTGCCTATCTGCACATCCCCGTCATGCGCTCCGACGTCTCCTTCGGGGACATGGGACGCTCGTTGCTGCACTTCCCCGGAGTGCACCCGGTTCCTGCCTCGGACTTGCCTGAGGTCCTGCTTGGTCCTCACAACGAGCAGTACAAGGCAACCATTGATCTCTTCGAGCAGCTCCCCAGAGCGAAGGGCGTACTAGCCAACACGTTCGAGTGGTTGGAGCCCCGCGCCGTGAGGGCAATCGAGGAGGGCAGCCCCCGCCCCGGCGGCGAGCCAGTGCCGAGGCTGTTCTGCGTCGGCCCGTTAGTGGGCGAGGAGAGGGGAGGAGACGGGAACGCGAAGGCGAAGCACGAGTGCTTGACGTGGCTGGACGCGCGGCCGGCGCGGAGCGTGGTGTTCCTCTGCTTCGGGAGCGCTAGCTCGGTGCCGGCAGGGCAGCTGAGGGAGATCGCGGTGGGGCTGGAGAGAAGCGGGCACGCGTTCCTCTGGGCCGTGCGCGCGCCGGTCGCGCCCGACGCCGACTCGACGAAGCGGTTCGAGGGCCGCGGCGAGGCGGCGCTGGAGGCGCTGCTCCCGGATGGGTTCCTGGACAGGACGCGCGGGCGCGGGCTGGTGGTGCCGACGTGGGCGCCGCAGGTGGAGGTGCTGCGGCACCCGGCCACCGGAGCGTTCGTGACGCACTGCGGGTGGAACTCGACGCTGGAGGCGGTCACGGCGGGCGTGCCGATGGTGTGCTGGCCGATGTACGCGGAGCAGCGGCTGAACAAGGTGTTCGTCGCGGAGGGGATGAAGCTCGGGGTGGTGATGGAGGGTTACGACGAGGCCATGGtgaaggcggaggaggtggaggccaAGGTCAGGCTGGTCATGGAGTCCCAGCAGGGAAAGGAGCTCAGGGACAGGGTGGCCGTGGCGAAGGAtgaggccgccgccgcgctgGAGACCGCCGGATCGTCAAAGGCAGCGTTAGTTGACTTTATCATCGACATGGAAATTTCGACGCGTCAGTGAACCTATGAACCTATTACCTATCAGACACGCTCACGGGAGCAGAGTTTCACTATGACACAGTGACACGAATTCTTCGTTTCTCTTTCTCGTGTTTCACTCTTTATATTTAATGCCCTATGCATAAGCCGTTGGAATGTGCTGTTCTTTTTTTTGGCTAAAAGAGCTGGATTGTGCTTAACCTAATCTTGACCTTTTCGTGTGATGGCTAACTCCGAGAGATATTTTGTTAGCAACGGGTAGTTGTTTGTATATTCTGAATATTTGATCGATATTGCTTCCCCTCCTGCTCCTGTTGCTTTTGTAGTGTTTTAGGCcccgtttagattggagatgaaaattttttgggtgtcacatcggatgtgtcggaaggatgttggcagaggtttttagaaactaataaaaaaacaaattacatagctcatcagtaaattgcaagacaaatctattaagtataattaatctatcattagcacatgtgagttactgtagcacttaaggctaatcatggagtaactaggcttaaaagattcgtctcgcgattttcaaccaaactgtgtaattagtttattttttatgtacatttaatgttgcatatatgtgtccaaaga from Sorghum bicolor cultivar BTx623 chromosome 3, Sorghum_bicolor_NCBIv3, whole genome shotgun sequence encodes the following:
- the LOC8062149 gene encoding UDP-glycosyltransferase 88F3, whose protein sequence is MGSVVVLYTWMVRGHLHPMAQLADRLAGHGVPITMAIADVPSSSDSHQTVARLSATYPSVSFHLLQPTTARSGDKADPDADPFITLIADLRATNPALLAFVRSLPSVKALVLDFFCGCALDAAAELGLPAYLFFTSGASPLAAYLHIPVMRSDVSFGDMGRSLLHFPGVHPVPASDLPEVLLGPHNEQYKATIDLFEQLPRAKGVLANTFEWLEPRAVRAIEEGSPRPGGEPVPRLFCVGPLVGEERGGDGNAKAKHECLTWLDARPARSVVFLCFGSASSVPAGQLREIAVGLERSGHAFLWAVRAPVAPDADSTKRFEGRGEAALEALLPDGFLDRTRGRGLVVPTWAPQVEVLRHPATGAFVTHCGWNSTLEAVTAGVPMVCWPMYAEQRLNKVFVAEGMKLGVVMEGYDEAMVKAEEVEAKVRLVMESQQGKELRDRVAVAKDEAAAALETAGSSKAALVDFIIDMEISTRQ